The following proteins are encoded in a genomic region of Arachis stenosperma cultivar V10309 chromosome 4, arast.V10309.gnm1.PFL2, whole genome shotgun sequence:
- the LOC130974066 gene encoding uncharacterized protein LOC130974066, with product MPNLHKFKLLATQCSVAGSPTRSPTTSPVIHLRRRKTLRMLLTRPSSDHHRRRFHPPPTQDPPDTTTTTTRVRHKLKDLFVSSPSPPPAENTAAAKSCRELEQQQQLHHHEQDGFVSGGSAFGVRFRSGSPLRRSSGAALRPITSAFRYRLLRRAWRPMLVTIPE from the coding sequence ATGCCTAACCTTCATAAATTCAAGCTCTTAGCCACTCAATGTTCCGTCGCCGGCAGTCCAACACGCAGCCCTACCACCAGCCCTGTTATTCATCTCCGCCGCCGCAAGACCCTCCGCATGCTCCTAACTCGCCCTTCCTCCGACCACCACCGCCGACGCTTCCATCCTCCGCCAACGCAAGATCCCCCCGACACCACCACAACCACCACCAGAGTCCGCCACAAGCTCAAGGACCTCTTCGTCTCCTCTCCATCGCCGCCGCCAGCAGAAAACACCGCCGCCGCCAAGAGCTGCCGAGAATTAGAACAACAGCAACAGCTCCACCACCATGAGCAGGACGGATTTGTCTCCGGCGGCTCCGCTTTCGGCGTCAGGTTCCGCTCCGGATCTCCACTCCGACGCAGCAGCGGCGCAGCTCTCCGGCCAATAACATCGGCGTTCCGGTACCGGTTACTCCGACGAGCATGGCGACCGATGTTAGTGACAATTCCTGAGTAG